From a region of the Halolamina sp. CBA1230 genome:
- a CDS encoding ABC transporter substrate-binding protein yields MPEQSTRRSFLAAAGTGVAAALAGCGGNAPDQTATESPTDEPAGGSDDTDTEAEGTPQSGGTLQMMATGSIQTLDPINAKGSGAGYNQYNQQLFQFPDGEYPPEPALAEDYELSEDGLTYTFSLREDATFHNGEDVTAQDVVYSYRRLAESERSRNRDDIVGETMTIAHEKDASLAPPEDETTLADVVPNSLQVEAVDDYTFEMTLRSEFQWTLFQIAGGTFAILPANSVGDIEGHDGEYSYNEFFSTAGDGPTFAGAGAFEVDTWSKGDAITLSAFDDYYGTQPQIDEIVYTVVPDGNTRLNRFENGNADILEGMPTASFTPGNVSIEEEEGNKSLGTYDLGGQTVNYGQIPALTTEYLVFNTLEVPLPVRQAFAYALNQHSVAENVYKGTATPAYHITPPAAYPTFEEGVDANDTYIRHAEEGYQSNLEGAADGYPYGYAETDIESARQVMEDAGYSSDDPFEITATTISGNSGYQRVFTRLQPKLRQAHIEMEITEAQFGTIISQAIGGSMEVFALGDGMEYPGPENFLRFLFGENPSNQFTRWGAEGSYFDEELRQTTMEAWQENYAAEDSTAESEAEAFQTVEEGNWLSMQELPIVNPASQRFWHQDVDVEMYGVMENQTFTDLTLER; encoded by the coding sequence ATGCCCGAGCAGAGTACTCGGCGGTCGTTCTTGGCGGCGGCAGGCACCGGCGTTGCGGCGGCGCTCGCCGGCTGTGGCGGTAATGCACCCGATCAAACAGCGACGGAATCGCCCACCGACGAACCGGCGGGCGGCTCCGACGACACCGACACCGAGGCGGAGGGGACGCCACAGTCGGGCGGCACCCTCCAGATGATGGCGACCGGCTCCATCCAGACGCTGGACCCGATCAACGCGAAGGGGTCCGGCGCCGGCTACAACCAGTACAACCAGCAACTGTTCCAGTTCCCGGACGGGGAGTACCCGCCGGAGCCGGCCCTCGCGGAGGATTACGAGCTCTCCGAGGACGGCCTCACCTACACGTTCTCGCTGCGTGAGGACGCGACGTTCCACAACGGCGAGGACGTGACCGCACAGGACGTGGTCTACTCCTACCGCCGGCTCGCGGAGTCGGAGAGGTCCCGGAACCGCGACGACATCGTCGGCGAGACGATGACCATCGCCCACGAGAAGGACGCGAGCCTCGCGCCCCCGGAGGACGAGACGACGCTCGCCGACGTGGTCCCGAACTCGCTGCAGGTCGAGGCCGTCGACGACTACACGTTCGAGATGACCCTCCGGAGCGAGTTCCAGTGGACGCTGTTCCAGATCGCGGGCGGCACGTTCGCGATCCTCCCCGCGAACTCGGTGGGCGACATCGAGGGGCACGACGGCGAGTACTCCTACAACGAGTTCTTCAGCACCGCGGGCGACGGCCCCACCTTCGCCGGCGCCGGCGCCTTCGAGGTCGACACCTGGAGCAAGGGTGACGCGATCACGCTGTCGGCGTTCGACGACTACTACGGCACCCAGCCCCAGATCGACGAGATCGTCTACACCGTCGTCCCCGACGGCAACACTCGACTCAATCGCTTCGAGAACGGTAACGCCGACATCCTCGAAGGGATGCCGACGGCCTCGTTCACGCCGGGCAACGTCAGCATCGAGGAGGAGGAGGGTAACAAGTCCCTCGGGACGTACGACCTCGGCGGCCAGACGGTCAACTACGGCCAGATCCCGGCACTGACGACGGAGTATCTGGTGTTCAACACGCTCGAGGTCCCGCTGCCGGTCCGGCAGGCGTTCGCCTACGCGCTGAACCAGCACTCCGTCGCGGAGAACGTGTACAAGGGGACCGCCACGCCGGCGTACCACATCACGCCGCCGGCGGCCTACCCCACCTTCGAGGAGGGCGTCGACGCGAACGACACGTACATTCGTCACGCGGAGGAGGGGTACCAGTCCAACCTCGAGGGGGCCGCCGACGGCTACCCGTACGGCTACGCCGAGACGGACATCGAGTCCGCGCGGCAGGTGATGGAGGACGCCGGCTACAGCTCCGACGACCCGTTCGAGATCACGGCGACCACCATCTCCGGCAACAGCGGGTACCAGCGCGTGTTCACCCGACTGCAGCCCAAGCTTCGGCAGGCTCACATCGAGATGGAGATCACCGAGGCGCAGTTCGGGACCATTATCAGTCAGGCCATCGGCGGCAGCATGGAAGTGTTCGCGCTGGGCGACGGGATGGAGTACCCCGGCCCGGAGAACTTCCTGCGGTTCCTCTTCGGTGAGAACCCGTCGAACCAGTTCACGCGGTGGGGCGCCGAGGGGAGCTACTTCGACGAGGAGCTGCGACAGACCACGATGGAGGCGTGGCAGGAGAACTACGCCGCCGAGGACTCCACGGCGGAGTCCGAGGCCGAGGCGTTCCAGACCGTCGAGGAGGGGAACTGGCTCTCGATGCAGGAGCTGCCGATCGTCAACCCCGCCAGCCAGCGCTTCTGGCACCAGGACGTCGACGTGGAGATGTACGGCGTCATGGAGAACCAGACGTTCACCGACCTGACGCTCGAGCGGTAG